From the Cyanobium sp. M30B3 genome, the window CGTCACCAGGTACAAAGCTTAGTGCTGAGCCAAAGCCAGCCACCGTCACCAGATCAGTGTCCGTGTTGACAACGCCTGGAGTCAAGATGGTAACAAAGGCGCCAAGATTGTCGGGATTCGACAGGTCAAGAATGGTCGCACCTGTTTCCTGCGTGAGGTTGTTGTGGATCCACTCGCCATCAATGATCACCACGGCACCGCCACCATTGGCCTGAGGAGCCGAAAGCACAAGGTCGTCAACACCGTCGTTGTTCACGTCGGCGACGAGCATGTTGGCGCTCAGATTCTGACCCCAACCATCGGTGGGATCAGCCTTGATCAACAACCCACCCACTTGGCTGGGATTGTAAGCGTTACTCAGCAGTGGCAGATTGGGTTGATCAGGGGAGAAGGTGGACGTTGAAAGAGCATTGAGCCAGGTGGTTGGCGCAATGTCAGTGGAGACTTTTTCCGGCTTGTTGGTTAGGGAATCAAATGCAAATGAACCGGCATATTGAATCCAGATGCGGCCCGCTGGATCGGAAGAAGCGTTGCTGGACCGAGGTTGTGCAATGGCGATCCAGCCTGCAGTTAGCCCGCTGTTGACTGGATCAGCAAAGCTTCCATACACCTGGCTGGCGCCAAAGTGGATGCCGGCGACGGATTCGCCGGCGAAACCTGGCTGGCAAACTGCAAACCACTATCGATATATTTGAGCTGTAACGGCGCCTGCTCAATCACCTGAGCGGTTGCCAGGGCAGTAGAGCCATACAGCACTGTTGATTTCAAAGTGCTGCCAAAGTTGGGGCTGAACGCAAGATTGCTGTCAACGTTGGGGCTGAAGCCAAGAGCCAGACCCTGGCTGCCATTGCCACTCACATTGCTGACAACCGTACTATCAGTGAAGGTGAAGGTGACCTGGGCCGTATAGTTAACTTCGGGCTTGAGCGTTCCGCTGTCGCCTGTGGAATCAGCCGCTTCGCTGATCTGCAGGTTGAGGGCCGGCTGACTGGAGAGGAAGCGGTATTGAAGTGAGGCTGTGCTGTTAGTGGAGAACGGCTGAACAGTTTCCAACGACGCCAGATTCCCCGCGCTGGTGCTGCCGAGCAACACCTCACTGGGTGTCAGCGTCCGGGTGATCACCTCAGCATTCGCTGAACCCAATGGCGTCAGAGCCACTGTGATTGATTCGAGCTCGCGATTGGCAGGGTTGAACGGAACAGCATTGGAGCTACTGCCAACGAACCAGCCAGCTGTCTGCCAATCGCCCGCACTGATGGGGATCAGTAGAGCATCGGCCAGATTCTGGTTA encodes:
- a CDS encoding FG-GAP repeat protein, with translation MYGSFADPVNSGLTAGWIAIAQPRSSNASSDPAGRIWIQYAGSFAFDSLTNKPEKVSTDIAPTTWLNALSTSTFSPDQPNLPLLSNAYNPSQVGGLLIKADPTDGWGQNLSANMLVADVNNDGVDDLVLSAPQANGGGAVVIIDGEWIHNNLTQETGATILDLSNPDNLGAFVTILTPGVVNTDTDLVTVAGFGSALSFVPGDDGQAGHLLVGAPNYLRTLNSSDELASTQPIGALYSYQYNSDSPIWGSGVATAINSVVVGTGERSPSPRPATATPPTTGVRNLAQALPLRRMVVLPCRHRV